Part of the Lolium rigidum isolate FL_2022 chromosome 6, APGP_CSIRO_Lrig_0.1, whole genome shotgun sequence genome, TTCAACCAATCAAAGCCAGATGGGTTAAAAGCAAATGGAGCCATGatccacgacaccactagaaaccAGCTAGATAGCATCATGACTATGTAAACAAGTGTGTTCCTGGCAATCACACTGTGAACGGCATACACAGTCAGTATTATTCCAAGTTCTATCGCCTTTATGAAGTGGCTCCTAGCATAAAGCCTGTAATTTTCAGCAAAACTCTTATGCTGCACGACAAAGCCACGGCCAGTAGCACGATATTTTGCACCACCATGAAGAATCGTTCGGCCATAGTAATGGCTTTTTGTTCCCATTGAAAATGTGTAGAAGACAGATGAAAAGTTCATCTGCATTGTGAAAAAATCCCAGACAGCAGGTAGAAACCCCAGTTCAAGAGAGTTCTCAAGGATCATTGGCAAGGCAGTGAAGATTCCGAGCTGAATGACAAACTGCTGATTTAGCACGGCACCCAAGGCTTTATTATTAGTAGCATTAGCACTGCCCTGAATTCCAGCCTCCAGACCACTCAGAGCTAGATACAGGCGTCCCCAGGTAAATGTGTAAACTGTCAAGACCACCAGCATGGTGTTGAAGTAGAACCCTATTGTTGTATAAAACACTGAAAGCATCCGAAAGAAATCCACTCTATGACCAAGCCTGTAGATATCCCTACTCAAGGTCTGTTCACCATTACCACTGGAAACCTTAGCTTCAAACATCGATATTTGATTAAGCCCAACATCACGGCCCTTGCCAACCTGGATGTACTCATGGTGGCTAACATTGCCACCACGTAGGGTACAGTTGAAACCCGCAAATATGTCCTCGCTGATATTGATTACTCTGGATGCCTTACTTAAACCACCTCGGGTCAAAAACCAAAGGCGATCAAATACATCTGGATGCCCATAATGCATCCGAACCTTCAGTGGATTAGCTAGAACCCGCTGCCCAAGGGTAACAAAGCTTGTCTCCTGTGCAGACATGAACCAAGCAAGTGAAGAGACAGATCCAGTGAAAACATGTTCTCGAACTCCCAACAGCGTGGGCTTTTGGCTTCCATGATTATAGCTGTACTGTTCTAACAGATTGCGCATCTTGAGAGCCTCCTCAAAATAATTATCCTGGTTCATGTCGATTGTTTGTACAGCATCACCTCTTGTGAATATGATGGCATGGTTCTGGTTCTCAGGTTTACCCTCTCCAAGTTTCAGCGGGCCTGGCAACCTAATCCGGTATATCTCAACCTCTTTCTGCAAGGCCTGGTCAAATTTTACAAGCACAGAATAGTATTGCATATCACCCATCTCAGGACGGACCTCATCAACATAGGCAACACGGAGGGCCTCATTTTTCTTCATAAGAGCCAGGATATCTTCGGCACGTTGATCTTTCCCCTTTTTCTGGTTTCCATATATCTGACAAGCGACCACATAGGTGTACTTCATGAGAGCAGCACCATCTTCCATACCTTTAAACAATTGACTCACAGTACTGGCTCCTCTGCTTAACCTCCTTTGAGGTCTTTGTTGGAGACCATTATTCATTGGATACACATCATTTTCATGCCTAACTGAGCCAAAGGTAGCCAGCCGTTTTGTACCTTCAGTAATGTCTATCTCAGACGCAGTATCGAGAAAAGCAAGCATCTTCAGAGCCCTGTAGTAGTACATCATTCCCCTAACAGTCCTTGCTAAGGTCTGGCCCCTATATGAGGCCCAAAGTCGGAGCTCCTGAAATTTTCCAGCCCAAATATCTTCGTCCTTAACCATTCCCTCCCTCCTCATGCGTTCTAAAAAGTTTCCCCAATCATCTTCATAGATCTTCTGAAGATAATACAAGATTGAAATGCCATCTTCATTCTCACGACGAAGCTGGTCCTTGTTATACAGGACATCTTCGTTGTAATACGGGGTCAAAACGCTGaatgccaacatcttctcgactgTGGGAGCACGAGGCATGTTCATAAAGAGGGAGTTGCTGAAGAAAGATATACGCCGCCGAGCCTCGGGATTCCTTGGGATATCATTCATGGAATCCCTGGATGTGAGAATTGTATGCAGGCGCCTCACCTGTTTGTAGAAGCTAAGATCATTCTCACCAGGGCATGTTATGGCATCCTCAAAGAGCAACCCGGATTCAGTCGGCCTTGACGGTGCAAGCCCCTCTCTCCTCAGCTGTTCTATGTCTTTCCTGTTTTGAGGAAAGTCATGAACCGCGAGGACATAGAGGGTCTGCAAGGTGTTGACTATCTTGGTCTGATCCTTGTCTGCCTTCAGTAGCAGTTCGACTAAGGTGATTACAGATGAATGGATTTTAGGAAGCAAGTTCAGTCTGTACTCTTCAGAGAATTTCCCATCTACCATAGCATTATCGAATGCAAGGAACAGCTGATTGATAATAATGTGCTCAACACTCCTCTCCTCAATGATCTCCAGCAGCAACTGGCGTATGCTGTCATAAGCTTCGATCACAGCACATCGCCTGTATTCAATGCTACTTATCCTGCTCCAGTGTGTCTTGTCATCAGCCACCAGCTCTTTTGCTTGACCGAGAGCAAGAAGCAGCTCATTGTTCAGCAGCAAGCATGGCCACCGTACCACACGAATTTTCCATACAACTGGTGGAAGCTCAAGAAGCTCAACTTCCTTGTCACTAACGATGTCCTCTTCCCTAAAAGTCTGAATGATCTCATTCCAGATCAGTGCAAACCTCTTAGCTTCCACCTGATTTGCTTCGATTTTCCTGTACGGGCGGCCAAAACCATACCTCAGCTTCAGACGGTGAATTGCATCATAGAGTTTGATGCGGATGCCACCATGAACCCTATCCAGGCGCTCCTCTGGCATCAAATTGAACTGCATTGCGCTCGCAAAAAACTGGAACCTCAACCGCAGCTGCCCAACACTGCGAATCTCCCCCAGATGCGAGAAAAGCCCGATAAGTGCCCCATAAAGCGATGAGAAGACTGCATACCATATCTGGATATCCATGAGGTAGATGAGGACAACTGGGACCCACAGGATGATTACAGCGAGCCGCTCTGTGTGAGGCATGAACTCAAACCAGTTACGCCGGATGTCATGGAGGGTGAATATTGTCTTTGTTGGCGCCACCATCGGTTTGATCTGGAGGAAGTAGCTGAAGCTAAACTTGGCAGCAAGAAGGAGGATCCAGAAGGAGGAATACTTGATGTTGTCTATAAGCCCCTCGCGCAGACCACGGCCGACGAATGTGCGGGTCTGGAACCACCAGGTGAGCACATACAGAATCCGCCAATTGGTTTTCTCCGTAAAATTCCGAATCCAGGGAAGGATGAACAAGGCGAGCGCGAGCACCTGTGGGATGATGAACACAGCAGCTGCCTCAAGGAAATTCAACACCCTGGTATTGGCAGCAAAGGACCACCTGCGATCTCGCCACCGCTGATCCCACATCCGCACATAAAGCACACTGAATGTGATGGTCCACCCTGCAGCAACAAACGCCTTGAGCACCATCCGGACAGCGATCCGTTTAGTCTCCCTGGACACGAGACTGTACTGAGTACCCGCGTCAAGCAACGCCTGCATAAACCGCAGCCCAGCCCAAGTGATGAACACCGACAGCACACGGACCTGGATGTCCCGGAACCTGAGGCTCTGCCACGGATAAGCGCGACCATCCCATGCAATGATCATGGCAGCCTGAAAGAAGAGTATAAGCATCACCCACAGCCGATCGAAGCTGCGGTAGATATTCCAGAATGACCGCTGCTCCACAAAACCAGTCTTGCCAATGCGGCCAAACTTGCCCGGCGGCACAAAGAAGCCCCTCGATGTGTCCAGCGGCCACTGGAGGCGCTTGAAAACCCGGCGGCTCCAGAAGTACTCATTGACATCATCGTAGTTCCTCCAGGCGGAGTGGGGCTTGGTCCCGTTGTGGCTGGCCTTGACCTCGGCCGCGAGCACGGTGTAGATGGGCGTGACGACGCGGATGAGGAAAGCGTCCTCGCCGCACACGGCGGGGATTGCAGGCCGGCCGGTCTCGATGTCAACCGAGCGGTCGATGACGTGGTTGAGGTCGAGCGCCATGTAGTGGAAGATGTAGCAGAGGCACTCCGGCATGAACCTCAGGTTGGCGGCCTCCCCCCAGATGAGCAGGTAGAGCGCGGTGTAGAGGAGCTCCCTGCGGACGTCGACGCCGGCGTTCCGGCGGGGCACGTGGACGTGCG contains:
- the LOC124667208 gene encoding callose synthase 11-like produces the protein MSRLRNRRPPAGSAAASAEQPPVQASYNIVPIQDVVMHGQHPSLRFPEVRAAVAALVHVADLPPPALARGWDSHRADLFDWLGLTFGFQRHNVTNQREHLVLLLANAQLRAAGTLALPRDHPPDVLHFSIAQDIRKKLLKNYDAWCAYLGQRPHVHVPRRNAGVDVRRELLYTALYLLIWGEAANLRFMPECLCYIFHYMALDLNHVIDRSVDIETGRPAIPAVCGEDAFLIRVVTPIYTVLAAEVKASHNGTKPHSAWRNYDDVNEYFWSRRVFKRLQWPLDTSRGFFVPPGKFGRIGKTGFVEQRSFWNIYRSFDRLWVMLILFFQAAMIIAWDGRAYPWQSLRFRDIQVRVLSVFITWAGLRFMQALLDAGTQYSLVSRETKRIAVRMVLKAFVAAGWTITFSVLYVRMWDQRWRDRRWSFAANTRVLNFLEAAAVFIIPQVLALALFILPWIRNFTEKTNWRILYVLTWWFQTRTFVGRGLREGLIDNIKYSSFWILLLAAKFSFSYFLQIKPMVAPTKTIFTLHDIRRNWFEFMPHTERLAVIILWVPVVLIYLMDIQIWYAVFSSLYGALIGLFSHLGEIRSVGQLRLRFQFFASAMQFNLMPEERLDRVHGGIRIKLYDAIHRLKLRYGFGRPYRKIEANQVEAKRFALIWNEIIQTFREEDIVSDKEVELLELPPVVWKIRVVRWPCLLLNNELLLALGQAKELVADDKTHWSRISSIEYRRCAVIEAYDSIRQLLLEIIEERSVEHIIINQLFLAFDNAMVDGKFSEEYRLNLLPKIHSSVITLVELLLKADKDQTKIVNTLQTLYVLAVHDFPQNRKDIEQLRREGLAPSRPTESGLLFEDAITCPGENDLSFYKQVRRLHTILTSRDSMNDIPRNPEARRRISFFSNSLFMNMPRAPTVEKMLAFSVLTPYYNEDVLYNKDQLRRENEDGISILYYLQKIYEDDWGNFLERMRREGMVKDEDIWAGKFQELRLWASYRGQTLARTVRGMMYYYRALKMLAFLDTASEIDITEGTKRLATFGSVRHENDVYPMNNGLQQRPQRRLSRGASTVSQLFKGMEDGAALMKYTYVVACQIYGNQKKGKDQRAEDILALMKKNEALRVAYVDEVRPEMGDMQYYSVLVKFDQALQKEVEIYRIRLPGPLKLGEGKPENQNHAIIFTRGDAVQTIDMNQDNYFEEALKMRNLLEQYSYNHGSQKPTLLGVREHVFTGSVSSLAWFMSAQETSFVTLGQRVLANPLKVRMHYGHPDVFDRLWFLTRGGLSKASRVINISEDIFAGFNCTLRGGNVSHHEYIQVGKGRDVGLNQISMFEAKVSSGNGEQTLSRDIYRLGHRVDFFRMLSVFYTTIGFYFNTMLVVLTVYTFTWGRLYLALSGLEAGIQGSANATNNKALGAVLNQQFVIQLGIFTALPMILENSLELGFLPAVWDFFTMQMNFSSVFYTFSMGTKSHYYGRTILHGGAKYRATGRGFVVQHKSFAENYRLYARSHFIKAIELGIILTVYAVHSVIARNTLVYIVMMLSSWFLVVSWIMAPFAFNPSGFDWLKTVYDFEDFMTWIWFPGGIFSKAEHSWEVWWYEEQDHLRTTGLWGKILEIVLDLRYFFFQYGVVYQLKIADGSRSIAVYLLSWICVAVIFGVFVLMSYTRDQYAAKQHLYYRVVQCAIIILGVLVLILFMEFTEFQIIDIFTGLLAFIPTGWGLISIAQVIRPFIESTVVWGSVISVARLYEILLGVIVMAPVALLSWLPGFQEMQTRVLFNEGFSRGLQISRILAGKKTNVA